A stretch of DNA from Oenanthe melanoleuca isolate GR-GAL-2019-014 unplaced genomic scaffold, OMel1.0 S001, whole genome shotgun sequence:
ctatggaaaagaacacACCTTCTTGTCCAGGACCATGGCAAAAATTGGGATTTGACCTCTGAAATTGCATCTATTCAAAGAACTGCTCTCAGACAAAAGCAGCCAGGACAGACACAACTGGATGGCCATAGACTAATGATTTTGTTAGACTATGAGCAGAAAGTTTTCATTTGCAAACACCTTGGAGAGGGTGCAGAGATTTCCCAGTGTGGGGATTGTGGCCTCAAGCACATGACCAATAAACAGGGACAAAGGAGCTCTGTGTTCAGTGGACTGAAGACAGACgaggagagccctggggagaaTTGACGGGTAGTTTAAGAGATAGTGGATCCTTTTGACATAGCAGAGAACagccaaagaaagaaagaattaatgtCAAGTGCAGCTGGGGAGGCCCAGACTGGaccaaaggaaaaaggaatttctatccagggaagagctgtggTGCAACACATCCCCCAGAAgcagtctggagcagcccaaggctctctgtgcccaggaagaggcaggcaggtcgcagagctgtcagcaaaggaaggggccagcgaggtggggcagccgggggatgacgacagcctgcaaggacagaggcgcagggcatggacaccgtaggacagcctgggctgcagagggcacagggatgggcagcagctgaaatgcCCTGCCAGAGCAAactcctgcagcacttgggccatggctgctggccctgggcctgaggccagcaggggacaagtgagccttgctgtgctggggcctcattgcctccttgtccctgctcagcagcctggcaggggccgccccatggtcctgcccttggcattgcacatccccagagcccagtggcccgggaagagccctgagtgatgagggagggacaggatctgcctggccaggggctggggcttgGGCTTTGgtcctttgcattcctgaaacacatccaggtttgctcagcatcagagacacctttcccttgtttatCCCCACCTGTCATCACTGCTCCAGTCTTCCATTCTAACTGGAACCACAGGACACTTTCTCAGGTGTGttcctcagtgggacccattaaaacttcaaggaACTTTTGAGCTTGATGGTGATTTTGAGACCTTGAGAATTTTATTAAacactctctcagggactgagtcTGATGTAAACAGCAAGAAAGCCCTTAGAGGATAATTAAAGTCCTTGTcctctgtctgtgctggtgagctgggatgagctcctggcacagaggtaGCTTCCAAATTGAATCAAGTAgagcttcaaaaagacatttctgctgaggagcagctcctttcccagcccagaagggctgagggcactggctgcaggcactgagggaaCAGGAGCCAGCCACAGACAGGGTAAAGGCAATCAGGACTGGAAAGACAttgagctgagacttcacttggggaaacatcttTACAGCCCTGGACACGGTGAgtgtgtgggtgcagggcaatgtTCTCTGTGCTCCTAGAAAGAGctcctggaggcagcagagcccacagcctCGGGGATGTGTCAGGAGGACTCTCTCAGTTTCTCAGAGGCAGAGAACGAGAAGGAGGTagtggatgtgctgcagagcggggctgccctgggcaccctcagagggacagggagggatggctcctgctgccagggatggctgcaggggctgaagctggggctgcagacagggctgcagccagggctgtcctgcagagcagctcctgcagacagggctgcagccagggctgtcctgcagagcagctcctgcagccagggctgtcctgcacagcagctcctgcagacctcagggctcttggccagcccagggcatgtgccacctgccaggggcagctctcagcctgcctggcagctccccatggactgtggggagaagttggagggggaaggagccacccccatcagggcagattcctcctgctctggagatggtgctgcatggccagggctgctcacagctttctcctcaagggaagggaaaggggctgtcaggtgtgtctgtgtcactgagactcctgcactgtcccactgggcatcagcagatctgcctcagatctccctcacaaagtgcctcctcaccctcctgtgcctagagacagcagcagcagcaccttggcttgcagcatctcagtttgtctGAGCTGGCCTTAAGGCCCTGCTGCCAGAGAGatgtccctgggcagtgccctgtgctaggaggggtctgcagggcagagctgagcccccagggctgggctgggctctgggagcactggaagggacaaggcttggatagagagaaacagctccCAGTAGGCACAAccccaggcagctgagagccaCACCAACCCTGGATATCCCATCCTGTctagctgcacagggaaagaaaCGTGGGTTTAGAAAATCTTGCTTTGAAACcaaattttcaaaatgtcttcttttttttacagGCACATTTTAAGTGCAGTCATTCTGAAACAAAGGCAGGTGTATATGAGCAAAGGGCAGCTATGTCGGACCAAACAACAGGTCTCACTACACTCAGGCACAGGGACGCCTGTGTTCCCCCTGGGCTCGCCAGTGTTCAGGCTCAGAGCAATGCTTAAAGAGGATTTCTCTCCCTTCAAGAAAGCAAAACCCCAAGctcaaagttaaaaaaaaaagtgagagaaattTCCCCactgaaagagaagcaattttgAGTAAATCTCAAAGAAAATAGCATAGGATTGACACAAGGAAACCTGTCCCAACTGTTCTGTCTTCTCTTAACCGTCCACCCTGGCCAGAGTGAAgcaatgtccaacagcagctccatcagccacttcctcctgctgccattggcagacatgtggcagctgcagctcctgcacttctgcctcttcctgggcatctccatggctgccctcctgggcaacggcctcatcatcagcgccgtagcctgcggccaccacctgcacacccccatgttcttcttcctgctcaacctggccctcactgacctgggctgcatctgcaccactgtccccaaagccatgcacaattccctctgggacaccaggaccatCTCCtatgcaggatgtgctgcacaactattgacttttgctttttttatttcagcagagtATTCCCTCCTGACCGtgatgtgctacgaccgctacgtgtccatctgcaaacccctgcactatgggaccctcctgggcagcagagcttgtgcccacatggcagcaactgcctgggccagtggctttctcactgctctgctgcacacagccaatgCATTTTCCCTGCCTCTGTGCAAGGGCAATGCCCTaggccagttcttctgtgaaatcccccAGATCatcaagctctcctgctcacactcctaCCTCAGGAAATTTGGGGCTTCTGTTTTCACTACTTCCTTAGCACTTGGCTGTtttatattcattattttctcctatgtgcagatcttcagggccgtgctgaggatcccctctgagcagggacggcacaaagccttatccacctgcctccctcacctggccgTGGTCTCCCTGTTTATCAGCACAGGCTCATTTGCCTTcctgaagcccccctccatctcctccccatccctggatctgtccctgtcagttctgtactcagtggtgcctccagccctgaacccccttatctacagcctgaggaaccaggaaCTCAAATGTGGCTTAAGAAAATTGATTATTCTatgttttcagaagtgtttaAGTCTTTCTTTTCTGCACCAGGGCCTTTAGAATGTAACTCTTTACAATCTCAGCCACTTTCCCCCCTtatttgtccatttttttttcaattattttttctaatgttgctctggtttttaaaaaaatactgtaacatTACTCTTTTCATTTCTACATTATTATCTATCCTTTGAAACCCAAATATGCTCAAGAGGTCTCTTCCataagcatttaaataaaagcaagaacaTGCCCTAACCTGTGTGTCCAGGAtccttcctcagcccttctctgtctctgcagggcagtgcctgtgagcagaggtggagggaagagtctcccagcacagcagcacagcctgggacaatggccctggctcttcccacatctgctcttcccaactccaccctctccttgccagcccttctgtggctgtaaggctctggcagcttggtcactgtcctgctgcgtgtctgtgctgtgagcacaggcagggacaggccatgggcactgctgggacacagctgggctccagcacagcagctccatcagcaaagggcatctcctgagggcagggcaggaaggctttgctctcctccagagctaaggtcagcaatgtgctccaggaatgcaaagcaaagcccagtgcctggggcagaggggcagtgtgcaggggggcacacagcagtgtcctggcacagccagagctcctggcattGACCTGACGGAGCAGCAGAGCatggcctgggctgtgtctttgttctggccacagcctgggaaggtgccccagggcaattgtcccacaccagcccctgcaaccaccacacccagcactggcctctgccccacctgcaggagGTTGTTTGACCCTGCATGGAGGGACACCAAGTGACCAGTGAGCAGTCTGAGTTTGCTCTGTactgaggagatttcagcagtgcatcatgtgtgtgtggggagatgAACCCaagtgagcacaaacaccatcatcagcactcagggctggcacagttctggtggCACAAACGGTGCCTTGAGGCCACTAAACTCTGGGAAAACACCTGAATTCATTGCTGGGCTGTGGGTAGGATTCCATAGAGAGAAACTTCCTGGGCAAGgaggctccaggaaaaaatgctcaggacagccatggactgcacagagagaccattggggtgggggtttgtggggagaaatcagagctgcctccctctGAATCACCCTGAGCACCTGGACAGGGATGTGCTGTGTTCTGGGCACTGACCTGGAACTCAGGGAtgtggaaaaggcctttggtgtcagggatgttgagaaggctgggcactgtcactgtgAGACTCCTTTcaaagcccttggaaaggccagagccatcccagagggtCTTGGGCACTTGGGAAGGGCAGACATGGAAGCAGtctgcaaacagggcagggaggggcactgggagagtcaCAGACtggtcaggctcagcagggaaggacatgtggcaaatcctcctgcagccattccaggcactggtggcacaaggcagggatggcaAAACCCcaatgggagggaaaagaaggggatgTTGTGTGCCCAGATTTAGCCAGGCCTGGGACatggtctgctgtgctctcctcagagccagactggacagagctgggctgcaggagtggaaaaaaaaaagatttgtgaTAATGGGTGCCACTATTTCAAATAAAGTCAAAGGAAGTGGGGATAGCTAATGAGGACGTAATCGGCATGTGTGATAAATCACTGTTTACCTGATGACCAATACACACAAATGGATGAAGGATTACCAGAGTGACTACCATGCTGTATTAAAGAATACTCAAAACTGTGTTCAGAAGTTTCtatccagcacatttcagtatcAGTGCTGTCCTTGACTTCATTATGTCCCTTGTACAGTTCCACAATAGCCCCTTGGTTCTATTTGGGTCCATATTGTCAAAATGGTTCCTTGGTTCTGCACtgccacaatgctctccttggttccatgaggccttggTGTGTCACAACTTACCCTTGGCTGATGAACTGCCATAGTGTCTCTTGGATCTGCAGTACTGCAAAGGACAATTGGTTACAAGCAGCCTCGCTGGGTCACAATGAatatttggttccatggggcaccagtgtcccaatggccccttggttccatgaggccttgcagtaTAACAATGGcccctcagttccatgaggTTTTGTACTTTcaacaatggtctccttggttctgcagtgtgaaaatgcctgcttggttccatggggttcctcagtgtcacagtggtgcccttggttccatgaggctctgcagtgtcacaatgccccAGAGTTTCCATGAGCTTTTGTCCCATCAACCTTTGTCCCATGTCCTTTGTTCCAGTGAGGCTCTTCAGTGTTCCATTggatctgtgattccatgaggttccatagTTTACCTTGATTGCCTTGATTCCAAGaggttctgctgtgtcacactggacccttggttctgtgaggttccaaaatgtcaccatggtctccctggatctgcagtatcactatggaccattggttccatgcagctctgctgtgtcacagcagctccttggttccatgaagcccCACTGCATAACAATGGAATCTTGGTCCTGTGAGGTTCTGTACTGTCACAATGCTTTCCTTGGTTCTGGACTGTAAAATGGACCCTTGGCTCCATGGGCTTCCAAaatgtcaccatggtctcctgggatctgcactatcacaatggacaattggttccatgggaccctgctgtgtcacaataaACCCTTAGTGCCATGAGgttctggagtgtcacaatggtatCCCTGGTTCACTGAGGCTTTGGAGTGTCACAACggctgcttggttccatgagcttccatagtgtcacaatggtcttGTTGTTTCTGTAGTGCCATAATGGACACTCGGTTCCATAGGGTTCCTAAATGTCacaggtctccttggttccatgtggccctgctctttccccatggtcccttggttccatgagtttctgtgctttcagcaaTGGTTCTCTTGTTCCAAGGAGGCGTCACTATGTCACACTGGACCCTGGGTTCCATGAAGTTCttgagtgtcacaatggccccttggatccatggggttccacagtgtcaccatggtctccttggatctgcattgtcacaatggaccattggttccatgtggcctggctgtgtcacaatggtctccttgattccataattcccctcagtgtcacaatggagccttgtttctgtgaggctctgaactgtcacaattgtctccttggCTCCTTgagaccctgctgtgtcacaagggtgttcttggttccatgaggatacaaaagctttgcatgaacatggagcagcaactgcttaacacacctgggaacatctgtctTCATTCAAAAGAGGGGTTAAAGGTGAGAATGtcaccagcagcttccatctgcaacagagatccagggaaagggcagggacagagaattcagctggaagactcagagaattctgcttacagagatcagtACTAGCCACACTGTCCCTTGTAAaaaggtgacatcattccaggcaACCTGTACTAAGAATGTGGTTCCTgagtggggtttgttgttcaggaaacctACTCAGgcatttccattctttcctcaccaacaggaaaacttctgctgggcctgtgtgcaAGCAGAcccctgaggagagcaggtgggacatggtaaCAATATGCCTGTCTTTCTATAGAGCTTCTCTGATTCTGTCtatctttcttccctttctaaTGCTCTATATATGAAACTATTTTGGGTACCTAAACTACTTAAGTGTTTAAAGGTTTTGAGGTTAAATGGGCAAAGTTTATGAAGTTACTGCTATGATAAGTTTTTTATGATAACTTGGATGCTATATTAAATAgttttccaaaattccttgaCTTTCTATTCTTTGACAGTAaaatttttgtgccattttcacctcttgagaatatctggctggtgtttctcctgtgcaccaagctcaagtaaaggaacctttggtcacccccagcatttcagtgttctggagtgttacagccccgcaggctcacaatggcctcttgtttccatgaggccctgctgtgtcacactggcccttggttccatgagcatctgcagtgtcacacaggttggtgccatttgtccttgctgcctctcccatcccagtgcccctggAACAGacccgagccacccgtgagggacaggccctgctgggccaggcctgggctcagcccttggcctttctgctgcctccaaccagcccaggccttgctcagcattgcagttcctgctcacagcctttggctcctgcaatcctgccctcaaggatctgctctcaccagtgcctggggagcctttggcagtccctgccctcactggggccactgatgctccaagggacttggagttttgcttctgactccttgagcatcttcttcaaccttctctcagtgcctggggctcctggactcagtcccaaatccaccctggggatcattaaaatacagaaagccctcaggagctccttcttttcctttcattgtcTTCAAGTCTCCAGGGCTTATGCAGCTGCTTGGGGTCAGTTTGGAGTTCTCCTAAGGAAAAAGATTTCAAAGTGCACCTCAtgatttatttatctttaatcACATAccaattttcttattttccagttCAGAGAGTGTCCTGGGTTGATGTTTTGACTGAATTCTCATCCTGtccccccttggccatgaagctgtctgctcccgggggagtGGCCGCCTGGGctgctcgcttggctctggctgctgct
This window harbors:
- the LOC130265939 gene encoding olfactory receptor 14J1-like, with amino-acid sequence MSNSSSISHFLLLPLADMWQLQLLHFCLFLGISMAALLGNGLIISAVACGHHLHTPMFFFLLNLALTDLGCICTTVPKAMHNSLWDTRTISYAGCAAQLLTFAFFISAEYSLLTVMCYDRYVSICKPLHYGTLLGSRACAHMAATAWASGFLTALLHTANAFSLPLCKGNALGQFFCEIPQIIKLSCSHSYLRKFGASVFTTSLALGCFIFIIFSYVQIFRAVLRIPSEQGRHKALSTCLPHLAVVSLFISTGSFAFLKPPSISSPSLDLSLSVLYSVVPPALNPLIYSLRNQELKCGLRKLIILCFQKCLSLSFLHQGL